The DNA segment TGATTCACAGAGATGATACTTcagtgtgtatatattatatactgtatgaaatgTAGAGTTAAACGTCTTCGTCTCTGCGGCATCATTTCAGTGCTTTACATGTAAATTTTAAGAACTGTGGAACTAATACGTTTCTTCTGCTCTGAACATGTAAGTCATGTCACTCCCTATGGGTAACTTATTGTACCTGTACagtgaaaatgtatgtttatattgcacttcattaaaacaaaactttactGAATGAATTGTGGCTCTTGACCTCTGCATTTGACTGCTGGCCATGTACCTCCAAGTTCTTCCTTGTACAAACCACAatgcaaaaaagaaactaaataaattGATGTAGACTTTCAATTTTAACTTAAATTATGTCTTTTCAGTGTTTAAGGTGGTATTATTTAGTAATGCGCTTAATCGTTGTCATTTCTCACTGGCAGGAAATCCACGTCAAGTTAACCAGAGACATACCGGAAATGTAAAGAGACcgacttcaaaataaaagcgcgGAACTGTTGTCAAAATGCAGTACAAGTACAGTAATTGATAAACAGTTTGTATTTCCCAATATGGTAATTATAAGTGTGTATACTTTTATTGTATAAGAAAGATATGCTTGTTTGAAGCCAAAATGAGTTCATTTCTGCGCTTCTTTAACGGATAATTTATGGGTTTTTATAGACATTATAAGGCTAAATCAGACTCCGTTGACAAAACGGTAATTTTACCTAACATTGCCTGTTAATTACGTTTTATAGAAACAGTTTACATTTGTGACCCTTGATATGAAATATGTTATGCTAACGGAAGTGGGGCTTTACGTATTTACTTTCGTCGTAGCTCACTTGGCCGTTTTTTCCGGTAAAATCTGTGAGGCAACGATAAGCGTTAACCGGAGGCGGAGCTTCAGCGGAAGAGCTGGCAGTGATGATGCCCGGTAGAGTAACAAGCAATGAGCGGCGGTAGATTAGAGGCGGTGGCCGGACAGAGCACTTCGTGATGGGAGACAAGATGTTGTCGCTGTGGCTGACGTGGGGTATGTATTTAactttaatcattattattattattattattatggaaCATTTGTTTAGGTAGACTGATTAGAACAAGGTGctttaacagtaaaaaaaagcgAAGGATGTTTGACAGAAAAATTGTTATTAATGTTCATCCTCGCATTATAACGACATAAACtgcattttaaagtttgaatttaGTGTAAAACTGCACGAAAAGTCTTTTTTGTTAAGACATGTGTTCGCTATAAAGACTGTCATAAATCAGGGAGTGTCGATGATTGTAATGCAGGATAAAACACAGTTCATTCCAGGGTGTCTCCAGCTCTTAAAGTCttaaaaactttcaaaatcattaaaaggtcttaaatattttttgtgtcCTGCTGTAGACAGTAACATTAGATATAACTATGTGTACAGTATAGTAAGAACTGCCTGTAAAATCCTCAGTGCTATTGTTCACGACCCTCTGACCTTATGTAAAATTCACAcgtggaccttgagttaattcgttatttttaaattaataataatccatccatccatcaattttTTGCTGCTCCTCCAAGTcatgtttaatgattaattaatgatattattaGGAATTATTATTGGGGACATTCTGGCAATAATGTgatataaatgtaaaagaaacaaTGCACTTGGTGAATAACGCAAGGCTTTATCATCTCTGctgattttacttttaaactttATATGGTTGCAAAATATGTATTACATTACgttattattaaaatacattctatgtgtattaaaatgtcttaaaaagtcttaaatttaacttgGCGAAGCTGCAGAAACCCTGTAATCCAGACGGTGTGTATATTGTACAAAGATATTTAGTATAAAGggtgctgtttgttgtgtgtagtGTGCTTCATGCAGAGCTCTGGGTTGCTGTCTCATGTGGAGCAATATGAGGTGGTCAGACCTCAGAGACTgcaggagaggcagaggaggagccTGAAGGAAAACCAGGTGACTACGCCTCACCTGTACATCATTCAGCATTGGAAACACAACAAAGACTCCTCATTAAATACTAAATTTATAGTTGAAATTGGCAGTGGTGGAACGCAACAAAGTGCGTCAACTCATGTTCTGTTCTCAAGttcaatatttacatttcagagagaaacatcAAAGTTTTGACTATACTACATCTATCAGACAGTCATTAGTTTCTATTGTCTGACTAATACTGGATTTGTAAAGATATGTCAATATTAGAGAGTTTGCAAGTCTGATAATGATATATTGCCATGTGACTGATGGACAATCTTCTGCAGCTTTACCCTGATAAGGTGCAGTATGAGCTGGCCATTGAAGGGAGGAACCACACTATTTATCTGGAAAAAAACAGGtacactattttttttaaatagattttttttaaattatcatttcagatccagatccacaaatttgtattataatatttgaaaatatgaaacatctTCTCttgttgtattattattgtattttatagtAATCTTATTGGGAGAGGCTACACTGAAACTCACTATTCAGAATATGGGAAACGAGTGACGACATCACCAAGTGAGGTAAGATTTTACTACATTTGAACTTACATCAGATGaattaaagaaagacaaattaCCTCACCAGTCACTCAGTTCTGGtgtagaacagaatagaatagattAGTTGAAAGTGATGGTTGATAGTCTGGAAattctatgtttttctttattttctgagattttatatttaaagaaatttaATTAATCGATAATGTAAATGAACGTTAATCTTTTGAAAGTTTTGAAAacaagaagacaaaaaaaacatttgatccCATCTTCTAGCAATTATATTTATACCTTTGTGTCTGTAATTTAATCcctaatgtttgattttttctatttaatgtgtcagatttatcatttatatgaGCTTATGTATATTTAGCTTTATTATAAAACCATAGTGTACATTGTAAatttttcacactgacattatGTGTGTAAGTGAATCAAACGTGATAAAATCCTTATTTCCACCCAGGAGCACTGCTATTACCACGGCCATGTTGAAGGCGTGGTGGACTCTTCGGTCAGTGTGGGGATCTGTTCGGGCATTAGGTAAGAAAATCAGGATATTTTCACATCTTTAACTTCTTACTTGTTATTTTCCTCTTACATTAACTCCAGTGAAAGTTTCTtaaatgtttgtgaaatgtgttgctTCATGATATTAAGTAATCAATcagtttttcatgtgtttttgaagcCTTTGATTGTTTAGTCTCTCTACTGcgcttttatttcctttaatgAATTTGAGTCATTGTTAATATTGGGACCATTactgctctgtgtctgcactATATCTGTATCTCttgtcttttattgtttatttttattgattttattttcctgtttattgtgtttttaaatgttctacATTTCTTTGCCTTTGCACGTTTGAAATCTGCCATACAAGAAATTGTAAAGAGCACACCAGTGGATAAAGCCATTTCCATTTGTATACAGAATCACATTTGTGTTAATAAGTGTTCTTACTCCCTGTATTCGCAGTGGCTTTGTGAGAGCCCGGCAGCAGGTTTACCTGATCGAGCCTCTGGGACAGTCTGACGACGGGGACCATGCAGTTTACAGACGGGAACACCTGAAGATCAGCGGCAATCCCAGCTGTGGCTCCTCGTCCAACACCACCATGCTCTACGACCAcgaccaggaccagaaccaggaccgtGGCCCTCAGCTCGCTGGGCTCTTTAGGTCCAAAGCATGGGTAGGCCACCAATTCTGCGCAGTGgaaacatgtgaacacacactgttaatcATTAACTTataagttgatatggtgaaccTGTCAGCAAACAGCTGTCcagcagagcaacattagcattcatttagagTCATGCTTGTGTCTTTCTGATGAATCTAAGTCCAGTATAAACACtataatattgattatagtGTTAAAGTGTGATAGTGAATATAAAGGCTTAAATCAACATAAAAACtctgaaatgactgatgatgaAGCGACTCATAGATGCCGAATAACGCATTTGcatgtttcattaaaatgtttttcatgctgACATTGATTACTATGTGAGTATTAGTATGAAGTTTGTTCCTCTTATTCTTTTTAGAAAACTAAATCCGTCACAAGTGTGCAGAGGTTTGTCGAGCTGTACGTGGTGGTTGACAACACTGAggtaaatattcatttaaagtcTTTTTACAGCTTTCGTTTCACTGCTACATAAATCTGATcatgtttgtctctgctcttcctccagTATAAACGATATGGAAGTGAGACTAAATCCCGTATCCTCGGAGTCATAAATCACGTAGAcaaggtaattttttttttcactcatgttGTGTAAGCTGTTCGCCTGGCAGTGAGCCATCTGCGCTCTTAGCTGACAGCAGCGTCTCCTCTTCTGCCTGCAGCTGTATCGACCTCTGAACATCCGCGTCATGCTGGTGGGGCTGGAGATCTGGACGAACAGAGACTACATCAACGTTGACCTTAATTCGGAGATGACCCTGGACAACTTCCTCAAATGGCGCCAGGATGATCTTCTGAAGAGGATCAAACACGACAACGCTCAGTTTGTGACGTGAGGATCGGTTGTGGAAAATTGGTGCAGGTGTTAAACACAGTAATGCTGCCAGTTTGACCTGATGTGAGATTCTTGTCTTCAACAGTGGCAAAGATTTCGACAAAGATACAGTTGGACTGGCAAATAAGTTCGCCATATGTACGGAGAACTCAGGTGGAGTCAATCAGGTGTGACGGACATCTTCTAACTTACATTCATCCTTTAATAACAGCAGGGGAAGTGAGTCCATGGGTATTTTACAGGAACACTTCTGCATTTCTCTCCCAGGATCACCATGACAACGCGATAGGCCTCGCTTCCACCATTGCTCATGAGATGGGACATAACTTTGGTTTGTCCCATGATGCCGTGGGCTGCATGTGTGGCCCATTTTACAGCAGTGGGAACTGTGTAATGGCAGAAAAGCTCAGGTAAGGATGGGATGCTGTTACTTACAAAGGGCATTTATTTCTCCTGCAAGATACCAAGaatgttttgatgattttttttgtgttgcatgTTGGGAAGGATCATATTTCAGCTAGAAAAGCATGTGGACACCTTGGTATGGGCTAGACTCCTTAGTTCTAATGAAGGGAAACTTTAACACCACAACataaaatgatattttgaaCCattggttctcaaagtggggtccagggacccccaggggtccttgagggggttcctaAGGGTCCCAAACAAAAAGGGGaagaatttattttcactgtacttccatccataagtaacacaatgacagaatgtgagACTATTTGGTGATGGGTTTCAAACAcattctgtaataaaacatctaaaagcaaaaatcttatcagatggtTTCCACAGTctaatgtgtgtcagtgtaggGTCCTTTCAGAACAACTGTTTTAGACAATATTGTTCTTCCAACTTTTACTGTGTTTGGCTCTTTGCTGTTTCACAACAATACTCCCATGCACAAAGCCAGCTccataaagaaagaaatggttTTCCCAGTTAGCTGTGGAAGATCTTGCCTGGCCCCGACCTCAGCTGTGAACCAGACTAATCATCCAGCATCAGTGTtggacctcactaatgctcctGTGGCGGAAaagagcaaatccctgcagctaGGTTAAACATCTGGTGGAAAGTCTGAAAccagaagagtggaggctgttacaGCATGTAATATAATGTTAGGGTTGTCCAGTTACTTTTGGCCATgaagtgtttacagtgttttagctctactttaaattaaaatcacaacACTGACCGGTGTTCAGGGAATCTTCTACATCATTGAATCTCCTTGCTCGTCTTCAGGACAGGAAGTCAAGCGTTCCCGGAgttcttcagcagctgcagcgtgGACCAGCTCGCTGAGTTCATGGAGCGAGCTCAGCCCAGCTGTTTGGGTAAACCCAGCCCCGTTAAGACCATCGTTGTGGGCCCTCGCTGCGGCAACGCCCTGCTGGACCCTGGAGAGGAGTGCGACTGTGGCACCGTGGAGGTAAAACTTTTAGTAAAGGCTGTTTGTAGCAGATTAGTCATTTTTAATGACCTTGGAAAGTTTTAAATATATCCTTTGGTGAAGGAAGATGCCATGTGGGTTTTCTGCTGTAGCTGACTGGTGTGGTTTCCTGTGTGAGGTTACAAATAATAAAAGAGAGGGCAGCAGCGATCTCCTGCACGCTAAGCTGGAGTTTGGCCTCAAACAGTGAAAATACTTTTCCTGTGCGCTAATGTCTTATCAGGCAACATCTTGGCAGACATGCTGCTTGTGTGGGAGATTTAAATCTGAGCTGTTAACACAGGGGACCTATCAGGGGAGAAGtggatatacacacacacacacacacacacacacacacacacacgacacaactgataaaaatgtttgttttgtttctaggAATGCAAGAATCCTTGTTGCGACGCCTCTACGTGTCGCCTGACTGAAGGATCCCAGTGTGCTCATGGACAGTGTTGTGACAACTGTCAGGTACTTCAGCTCCATTACTCAGCTGCCTGTAATGTAGCTGTGAAAGTGGGATTCTTTTACTTTGTTGGGACCAAACCAAGACTTAAGAATCTCCAGCTATGCTAGCTGTTCTTTAAGACTATAATCctggaaccatgaatgtctgtagaaGAAATTAATTTGAGCCAATCCGTGCAGATGTTGAGATAATTCACAGGATAAATGAAAAGCTACATCACCagagtcattaggattcatccacTGGGGAACCAAAAGTATCTGAACcagatttcatgacaatccattgAATAGTTGTTGAGATTATTTCAGTCAGACCACAGTGCAGGCCACAGAGGTCAATCACACTCACCCTGGCTAATAACTGTGGGCGTGTTAATGACATCAAGAGAAGGTTACTATATAAAATTACACTGAAAGAGCAGCAGCTTAATAATAACAGGAAACAGAGAATGATATCCGGCTGTTTCCATGAACCATAACTCACCACATCCTTCCTCAAATGACAGGTTTCAAGGCCTAGAAGAGGTGGTGCAAGTCATGAAGCACCAGAGAAATACACAAGATAATtacacacactgttgcacaAACATCTACTTCAACTTCAACTCTTCTTTGTTCTCATGGTATCATGGGAAATGTGCTTTGACCCACAGTTCAAAGCTACTGGAAGTGTGTGCAGGAAGTCAGCCAGCGACTGTGACCTGCCTGAATACTGCACCGGTGTGTCGGAGGACTGTCCCGAGGACAGCTTTGAGATGAACGGCAAACCCTGCTACGACCAAGTGCAGGGCTACTGCTACAACGGCCAGTGTCCCACGCATGAGAAGCACTGCTGGAGGCTGTTCGGACCAGGTACGCTCAACACACTGacttaaaaagaagaaaggaaacaagcaaacaaacaaaaaaacagatgaagagtAAGATATGATACAACTACAAATACTGAGGTAGTGGGTCAGAATCAtggctttttaaatgtgaattattattttcatctacTAAATCAAAATGATGAGATGTCAGAATTCTGacttcataaaacaaaaagtccaaatttggacatttaaaaaatatatgtttattattttgctgTATACCCAGAATGCAAACTTACAAAAGAAGAATAAGgagaaacaataaataaataaatgaaaaaaaaaaaaaacacaaacaaacacagcataTCATACATCACCACAGTAGCCACAGTAACAATTAAATTAAGTGCAAGGTAGTGTTTCTTTTATATACATATTACAGTACAAGGGAAACTGAATTTACAGCATGGGACTTTATATTGGACTCAACACATTAATTCTTACCCTGACagaatttttaaatgattttttgaGGCACCGTATGCCTTTATTACCCAGTCCACAgtggagagatgacaggaagtAAAGGGAAGTTAAATGGGGAATGACATGTAGCAAAGATTCCTGGTCAGACTTGAATGAATGACGTTGTGTTCGCGGTTGTACATCAGTCGTCACTATCTCAGTATTATCTAGCGTTCCAATTTTTTTAtctggattttcttttcctggCATTAGTGGGCTTCCATAGCAACCCACCAACCACTAGCTGCGTTTCCATCGTGGTTTTGCGCAACATAGAAGCGATTTTTTTTCTCGCAAAGTCGACAAAACACAATCGCaaattgtctgtgtttccattgggTGGTGTTGTACGAATAAAGCTGGGTTAGTATTCTAATTCAACGTGACAACGGATTTGCAGCATCTGCCTCTCATGGCCTGATGCAGCAGGCGCCAACACCAGAATGCAAAAAGTGTTTCCGATTAAATCTTGACAGATATTGCTCTGTTgaatagtctgaaaaaccacctcatgcgagtgtttacattttttgcgacattcaagttttttttgacATCCATGTATTTCCATTTCTCGTTTTTTAAGTTCGCTATTTCAAATTGAGCATTAAGCAGGTTAACGGAAATGCACCTATTACAAACTCGTGCTGTGCAGCCAAAAATCGTTAAAACCCACAAAACTTTATATTAAATTCTCTGACTAATTctattataattacattttgatataaaaggtcaaaataatGACTCAGTATTTCATAATTTGAACTCACCTtgagaattttttatttttttcatccctA comes from the Seriola aureovittata isolate HTS-2021-v1 ecotype China chromosome 21, ASM2101889v1, whole genome shotgun sequence genome and includes:
- the adam8b gene encoding zinc metalloproteinase-disintegrin-like MTP8, with translation MGDKMLSLWLTWVCFMQSSGLLSHVEQYEVVRPQRLQERQRRSLKENQLYPDKVQYELAIEGRNHTIYLEKNSNLIGRGYTETHYSEYGKRVTTSPSEEHCYYHGHVEGVVDSSVSVGICSGISGFVRARQQVYLIEPLGQSDDGDHAVYRREHLKISGNPSCGSSSNTTMLYDHDQDQNQDRGPQLAGLFRSKAWKTKSVTSVQRFVELYVVVDNTEYKRYGSETKSRILGVINHVDKLYRPLNIRVMLVGLEIWTNRDYINVDLNSEMTLDNFLKWRQDDLLKRIKHDNAQFVTGKDFDKDTVGLANKFAICTENSGGVNQDHHDNAIGLASTIAHEMGHNFGLSHDAVGCMCGPFYSSGNCVMAEKLRTGSQAFPEFFSSCSVDQLAEFMERAQPSCLGKPSPVKTIVVGPRCGNALLDPGEECDCGTVEECKNPCCDASTCRLTEGSQCAHGQCCDNCQFKATGSVCRKSASDCDLPEYCTGVSEDCPEDSFEMNGKPCYDQVQGYCYNGQCPTHEKHCWRLFGPGTIVGPDMCFDLNKRGEEGANCGRNKFGYTPCTAQNLKCGSIFCGGGGESITGKRAAYTVYGIECKLAVDDDKTRNIDMVPKGTKCGANKVCLDNRCVEVSVYGKKEDCAKKCNNNGVCNHKKECHCNPGWAPPYCDIQYADLPPGQTGIIAGVCAALSILLVITVVIAGLMCCKKDNMDNYSSKRKVHSAPGKLNPMFQEPSVKERPQISHPTFMESTATQACAPLIVTVPPSRPAPQPPSKVSSGSSTSQPEPTTPQPPAKPLPPLYKPQHKAAKPNPPPVPPVKPSPPPAARIKPCTPPLPPVKPQVHRLT